A window from Acidimicrobiia bacterium encodes these proteins:
- a CDS encoding FtsW/RodA/SpoVE family cell cycle protein translates to MSPLAKRRRATELGLGIIAVVIVTGGYILVGLAEHADLPPDLVAILVGLVALFFLAHLAIRRFAPRADPTLLPLVVALNGIGFVIIARLDRDLARVQSIWAAVGVAAFIGTLVLVRRVRILERYRYTFLMAGIVALLLPLLPGIGFSLNGARLWAKVGPVTFQPGEAAKVLLVVFFAAYLVEKRELLSSGTLRVGRLALPDPKHLGPLLLIWGFSLVVLVFETDLGSSLLFFAVFVGMLYVATQRAAYVAVGFGMFAVGAVIAYQLFSHVQDRVTNWQDPWPAAGEGNSQLVEALFGFGTGGFAGRGFGLGNPDRIPVVETDFIYAAIGEELGLLGTVALLIAFLLLVGTGFRIAVQAQRPFSKIFATGLTTIIGVQTFVILGGVTRLIPLTGITLPFVSYGGSSLVANFVIVALLLRISDETAASAEEKLERQVREKRSAGVTA, encoded by the coding sequence GTGAGCCCCCTCGCCAAGCGCCGCCGGGCCACGGAGCTGGGGCTCGGGATCATCGCCGTCGTCATCGTGACGGGTGGCTACATCCTCGTGGGCCTGGCCGAGCACGCCGACCTGCCCCCCGACCTCGTCGCGATCCTCGTCGGGCTCGTCGCCCTGTTCTTTCTCGCCCACCTGGCGATCCGTCGTTTCGCCCCCCGGGCCGATCCCACGCTCCTGCCGCTCGTCGTCGCACTCAACGGGATCGGTTTCGTCATCATCGCCCGCCTCGACCGCGACCTCGCCCGCGTCCAGTCGATCTGGGCCGCCGTCGGCGTGGCGGCGTTCATCGGCACCCTCGTGCTGGTCCGCCGGGTCCGCATCCTCGAGCGCTACCGCTACACGTTCCTCATGGCCGGCATCGTCGCCCTGCTCCTCCCCCTGCTGCCCGGCATCGGCTTCAGCCTCAACGGTGCGCGCCTCTGGGCCAAGGTCGGGCCCGTCACCTTCCAGCCCGGCGAGGCCGCCAAGGTGCTCCTCGTCGTCTTCTTCGCGGCCTACCTCGTGGAGAAGCGCGAGCTGCTCTCGTCGGGAACCCTGCGCGTCGGGCGCCTGGCGCTCCCCGACCCGAAACACCTGGGGCCGTTGCTCCTCATCTGGGGCTTCTCCCTCGTCGTTCTCGTGTTCGAAACAGACCTGGGCTCGTCGCTGCTCTTCTTCGCCGTGTTCGTCGGCATGCTCTACGTCGCGACCCAGCGCGCCGCGTACGTCGCCGTCGGTTTCGGGATGTTCGCCGTCGGCGCGGTGATCGCCTACCAACTCTTCTCCCACGTGCAGGACCGCGTCACGAACTGGCAGGACCCGTGGCCCGCCGCCGGGGAGGGCAACAGCCAGCTCGTGGAGGCACTCTTCGGTTTCGGTACCGGTGGTTTCGCCGGCCGCGGCTTCGGGCTGGGCAACCCCGACCGCATCCCGGTGGTCGAGACCGACTTCATCTACGCCGCCATCGGTGAGGAACTGGGCCTTCTCGGGACGGTGGCGCTGCTCATCGCGTTCCTGCTTCTCGTCGGCACGGGCTTCCGGATCGCGGTGCAGGCACAGCGGCCCTTCTCCAAGATCTTTGCGACCGGCCTCACGACGATCATTGGTGTCCAGACGTTCGTGATCCTCGGTGGGGTCACGCGCCTCATCCCGCTCACGGGTATCACGTTGCCGTTCGTGTCGTACGGCGGATCGTCTCTCGTCGCCAACTTCGTGATCGTGGCGCTGCTGCTGCGGATCTCCGACGAGACCGCCGCCTCGGCCGAGGAGAAGCTGGAGCGCCAGGTGCGCGAGAAGCGCTCCGCGGGGGTAACCGCGTGA
- a CDS encoding Stp1/IreP family PP2C-type Ser/Thr phosphatase encodes MRFVAGAATDVGRVREGNEDAFVVDDRLRLFAVADGMGGHRAGEVASATAVEALRASVAAGSPVDDAIRAANAAVLEKSDADTDLAGMGTTMTAVVSPGDGDAVIGHVGDSRAYLLHEGELSQLTDDHSLVEELVREGRLTSEQAEVHPQRSIITRALGIESDVDVDRYTVPAVVGDRVLLCSDGLTTMVRADDIASILRREPHPGHAAEQLVDAANEAGGEDNITVVVLDAVEGEAGGDSDAIAAAGAAAAASGDAEAPDGTDEPDASDAESSDHKPEKRRGRTRRWWRTLLVAVPVVVIIVVAVLIVGWYARRTYFVAFAGDNEQVVLYQGRPGGVLGWDPTLEITTDLTADDLTPAQRIAFEDELEFSSRSAAEEYLEGVADDVAAAEEDATSTTTSPPTTRSLTTSPPTTA; translated from the coding sequence GTGAGGTTCGTCGCCGGCGCCGCCACCGACGTGGGCCGGGTCCGAGAGGGCAACGAGGACGCGTTCGTGGTCGACGACCGGCTGCGGCTCTTCGCCGTGGCCGACGGGATGGGCGGCCACCGCGCCGGCGAGGTGGCCTCGGCCACCGCCGTGGAGGCGTTGCGCGCGTCGGTGGCGGCCGGGTCCCCGGTCGATGACGCGATCCGCGCGGCCAACGCGGCGGTGCTCGAGAAGTCCGACGCCGACACCGACCTCGCGGGTATGGGCACCACGATGACGGCGGTCGTCTCACCGGGCGACGGTGATGCCGTGATCGGCCACGTCGGCGACTCGCGGGCCTATCTCCTCCACGAAGGTGAGCTCAGCCAGCTCACCGACGACCACAGCCTCGTGGAGGAACTCGTGCGCGAGGGCCGCCTCACGTCCGAGCAGGCCGAGGTCCACCCGCAGCGTTCGATCATCACGCGGGCCCTGGGGATCGAGAGCGACGTCGACGTCGACCGCTACACCGTGCCCGCCGTGGTCGGCGACCGCGTCCTCCTCTGCTCCGACGGGCTCACCACCATGGTGCGCGCCGACGACATCGCCTCGATCCTCCGGCGCGAGCCGCACCCGGGCCACGCCGCCGAGCAGCTGGTCGACGCTGCCAACGAGGCGGGCGGCGAGGACAACATCACCGTCGTCGTACTCGACGCGGTCGAGGGTGAGGCGGGCGGTGACTCCGACGCGATCGCTGCTGCGGGCGCCGCCGCTGCTGCGTCCGGCGACGCGGAAGCGCCAGACGGCACCGACGAGCCCGACGCCTCGGACGCCGAGTCGAGCGACCACAAGCCCGAGAAGCGCCGGGGCAGGACGCGGCGGTGGTGGCGAACACTCCTCGTGGCCGTTCCCGTCGTCGTCATCATCGTGGTCGCCGTGCTCATCGTGGGCTGGTACGCGCGCCGCACGTACTTCGTGGCGTTCGCGGGCGACAACGAGCAGGTTGTGCTGTACCAGGGTCGTCCCGGTGGCGTTCTCGGGTGGGACCCCACACTGGAGATCACGACCGACCTCACCGCTGACGACCTCACACCGGCGCAACGCATCGCCTTCGAGGACGAGCTGGAGTTCTCGTCGCGCTCGGCGGCCGAGGAGTACCTCGAGGGCGTGGCCGACGACGTCGCCGCCGCCGAGGAGGACGCCACGAGCACCACGACGTCGCCGCCCACCACGCGCTCGCTCACCACGTCCCCGCCCACGACAGCGTGA
- a CDS encoding FHA domain-containing protein — translation MSESLLTVLKFCFLALLFLFLVRVVRVVALELRAAPLTPVDAAPAAGRRSSKRQKSAQRGIRILEPAQLAGQVYGVDGEITVGRAAGCGIVLAADTYASQIHARVFRRDDDLYVEDLGSTNGTFVNGTRVTTPVRIRRGDRVQFGQTVAEATK, via the coding sequence GTGTCGGAAAGCCTTCTCACCGTCCTCAAGTTCTGCTTCCTGGCGCTTCTCTTCCTGTTCCTGGTCAGGGTGGTGCGGGTCGTGGCGCTCGAGCTGCGGGCCGCCCCCCTCACGCCCGTCGACGCCGCACCTGCGGCCGGTCGGCGTTCCTCGAAACGGCAGAAGTCCGCCCAGCGGGGGATCCGGATCCTGGAGCCCGCCCAGCTCGCCGGCCAGGTCTACGGCGTCGACGGTGAGATCACGGTGGGCAGGGCGGCCGGGTGCGGGATCGTCCTCGCCGCCGACACGTACGCGTCACAGATCCACGCCCGGGTGTTCCGTCGCGACGACGACCTCTACGTGGAGGACCTCGGCTCCACCAACGGCACCTTCGTGAACGGAACCCGCGTCACCACACCCGTGCGCATCCGCAGGGGCGACCGCGTGCAGTTCGGCCAGACGGTCGCCGAGGCCACCAAGTGA
- a CDS encoding DUF3662 and FHA domain-containing protein yields the protein MGLQRFEQRLERLVEGTFSKAFRSGLQPVEIARKLVRAMEDGRTLGVRGKVVPNDFTVELSGADYDRFEHFDDVLARELADQARETARDEHYSFVGPVEVRLVESDRVRKGTCRVGADIVEGAMGLVGSLVLPDGRRIPLGDEPVTIGRMPDCTIPVDDARVSRHHAEVKPEPEGYVVHDAGSMNGTLVNGVGVKDHLLVDGDVIGVGSATMRFEAS from the coding sequence GTGGGTCTCCAACGATTCGAGCAGCGTCTGGAGCGCCTCGTCGAGGGCACGTTCTCGAAGGCGTTCCGCAGCGGCCTCCAGCCCGTGGAGATCGCCCGCAAGCTCGTCCGGGCCATGGAGGACGGCCGAACCCTCGGGGTGCGGGGGAAGGTCGTGCCCAACGACTTCACCGTCGAGCTCTCCGGCGCCGACTACGACCGCTTCGAGCACTTCGACGACGTCCTCGCCCGTGAGCTCGCCGACCAGGCCCGCGAGACCGCCCGCGACGAGCACTACAGCTTCGTCGGGCCCGTGGAGGTCCGCCTCGTGGAGAGCGATCGGGTCCGCAAGGGCACCTGTCGCGTGGGGGCCGACATCGTGGAGGGGGCGATGGGGCTCGTCGGTAGCCTCGTTCTGCCCGACGGGCGCCGCATCCCGCTCGGCGACGAGCCCGTCACGATCGGGCGGATGCCCGACTGCACCATCCCCGTCGACGACGCACGCGTCTCGCGCCACCACGCCGAGGTGAAGCCCGAGCCCGAGGGCTACGTCGTCCACGACGCCGGCTCCATGAACGGAACGCTCGTGAACGGTGTCGGCGTGAAGGACCACCTCCTCGTCGACGGCGACGTCATCGGTGTGGGGTCGGCCACGATGCGCTTCGAAGCGTCCTGA
- a CDS encoding permease-like cell division protein FtsX has protein sequence MPDHDRTAERAASVMGEFADQIDVSDDAWAKVRGRIDDARPARSRRFWVGLGLAGAAAAALLVVVLAVVNRDDEPTIADSQDTVTDVEPGFVALTVDGELRRFSPEGYDEGLILDTEWGFVEGDDYPAPPTFSVTPDGTVYVSRPTQPPDCDTQSLDGEILAVPLEGGEPEVVVTHASSPTVSPDGNSLAYLALDGGLPCEEPAAAGEPVDVNLEILDLTTLGSDSPRVTDLGTVLANGSPAWSPDGTSLALTETCLECPEGQMSGVTIHPVDGGTPHRAVVATDISAGPDVAFADPTSLYVERPSENCPNPILDVLPPDTDESSSADAALPSETLPCVRIARVPTDVTTPTELSDAPVVFDVSLIDQVQSLSTLVGPDAPGLLAVVEGIGSVDGTGHALVFVEGESAPGVLTTDVVAAAWIPGTRSGDLPDVSEIRVFMSVEAGAEQIDEVRSSLENDPDVAEFTFVDKEDAFEEFRRTFEDDPSISENISADDLPVEFRIVPVSADSEAELVERYGALPGVDTTQVSRWSRPPADEVAE, from the coding sequence ATGCCTGACCACGACCGCACCGCGGAGCGCGCGGCCTCCGTCATGGGTGAGTTCGCCGACCAGATCGACGTGTCCGATGACGCATGGGCGAAGGTGCGCGGCCGGATCGACGACGCCCGCCCGGCACGGTCCCGCCGGTTCTGGGTCGGTCTCGGACTGGCCGGTGCGGCCGCTGCCGCCCTGCTGGTCGTCGTGCTCGCCGTGGTCAACCGGGACGACGAGCCCACGATCGCCGACTCGCAGGACACCGTCACCGACGTCGAGCCCGGCTTCGTGGCGCTGACCGTCGACGGTGAGCTCCGGCGCTTCAGCCCCGAGGGGTACGACGAGGGGCTCATCCTCGACACGGAGTGGGGCTTCGTCGAGGGCGACGACTACCCCGCACCGCCGACGTTCAGCGTGACCCCCGACGGCACCGTGTACGTGAGCCGCCCGACGCAGCCGCCCGACTGTGACACCCAGAGCCTCGACGGCGAGATCCTGGCCGTGCCTCTCGAGGGCGGCGAGCCGGAGGTCGTCGTGACCCACGCCTCCTCACCGACCGTCAGCCCCGACGGCAACAGCCTTGCCTACCTGGCGCTCGACGGGGGCCTGCCGTGCGAGGAGCCCGCGGCTGCCGGCGAGCCCGTCGACGTGAACCTGGAGATCCTCGACCTCACGACGCTGGGCTCCGACTCTCCCCGGGTGACCGATCTCGGCACCGTCCTTGCCAACGGATCGCCTGCGTGGTCTCCGGACGGAACATCCCTGGCGCTCACCGAGACGTGCCTCGAATGCCCTGAAGGCCAGATGAGCGGAGTCACGATCCACCCTGTGGACGGTGGCACGCCCCACCGGGCCGTCGTGGCCACCGACATCAGCGCCGGACCCGACGTCGCCTTCGCCGACCCCACGTCGCTCTATGTCGAACGGCCCTCGGAGAACTGCCCCAACCCCATCCTCGACGTGCTGCCACCCGACACCGACGAGTCCTCGTCGGCCGACGCCGCGCTCCCATCCGAGACCCTCCCGTGTGTGAGGATCGCTCGCGTTCCGACGGACGTCACGACGCCGACGGAGCTCTCCGACGCACCCGTGGTCTTCGATGTCTCCCTGATCGACCAGGTGCAATCGCTGTCCACCCTGGTCGGGCCTGACGCCCCTGGGCTCCTCGCCGTCGTCGAGGGCATCGGCTCGGTGGACGGGACCGGCCACGCGCTGGTCTTCGTGGAGGGAGAATCAGCCCCCGGCGTCCTGACCACCGACGTGGTGGCTGCCGCCTGGATCCCCGGAACACGGAGCGGTGACCTGCCGGACGTCTCGGAGATCCGGGTGTTCATGTCGGTCGAGGCCGGCGCCGAACAGATCGACGAGGTGCGTTCGTCGCTGGAGAACGACCCCGACGTCGCGGAGTTCACCTTCGTCGACAAGGAGGACGCTTTCGAGGAGTTCCGGCGGACGTTCGAGGACGACCCCAGCATCTCCGAGAACATCTCCGCTGATGACCTGCCGGTCGAGTTCCGGATCGTGCCCGTCAGTGCCGATTCCGAAGCGGAGCTGGTCGAGCGCTACGGGGCACTTCCCGGGGTCGACACCACCCAGGTCAGCCGGTGGAGCCGCCCGCCTGCTGACGAGGTCGCTGAGTAG
- a CDS encoding sigma-70 family RNA polymerase sigma factor, with protein sequence MALDPPREKPGGTAVAADPDRLVSELFQREYHALVRLAALVLDSREAAEEVVQDSFVKLYRKSGRIKEVGRADAYLRSIVMNGARSRLRRRRTARRHRPDPLPDVEGADRRVVMHAESRRFLDAIRALPARQADCIILRFYEELTEADVAETLGVSRSTVSTHIERGLAALAPLVEDDDA encoded by the coding sequence ATGGCTCTCGATCCCCCCCGGGAGAAGCCGGGCGGCACGGCCGTGGCTGCCGATCCCGACCGGCTGGTCTCGGAGCTCTTCCAGCGCGAGTACCACGCCCTGGTGCGCCTGGCCGCCCTCGTGCTCGACAGCCGGGAGGCCGCCGAGGAGGTCGTCCAGGACTCCTTCGTGAAGCTGTACCGGAAGTCCGGCCGCATCAAGGAGGTGGGTCGCGCGGATGCCTACCTCCGCTCCATCGTGATGAACGGGGCGCGCTCCCGGCTCCGTCGGCGCAGGACGGCGCGCCGGCACCGGCCCGACCCACTCCCCGACGTCGAGGGCGCCGACCGTCGGGTCGTCATGCACGCCGAGAGCCGTCGCTTCCTCGACGCGATCCGGGCTCTCCCGGCGCGCCAGGCCGACTGCATCATCCTCCGCTTCTACGAGGAGCTCACCGAGGCCGACGTCGCCGAGACGCTCGGTGTCTCCCGTTCGACCGTCAGTACCCACATCGAGCGCGGCCTCGCCGCGTTGGCACCTCTGGTGGAGGACGACGATGCCTGA
- a CDS encoding SigE family RNA polymerase sigma factor, with protein sequence MTVEPVARAATRDPDQLLSELYREHYHSLVRLARILLDRTEPAEEVVQEAFIKLHGKIHRVRDRERIDAYLRSIVMNLARSRMRRRQVAKRHRPAPLPDEPGADETASLNEGQQEVIDALRTLSDRQRDCLVLRYYEHLDEAEIAETLGISRGSVKTHTSRGMTALTKILEASS encoded by the coding sequence ATGACTGTGGAGCCCGTTGCCCGCGCGGCGACGCGTGATCCGGACCAGCTCCTCTCGGAGCTGTACCGGGAGCACTACCACTCGCTGGTGCGCCTCGCCCGGATCCTCCTCGACCGGACCGAACCGGCCGAGGAGGTCGTGCAGGAGGCGTTCATCAAGCTGCACGGGAAGATCCACCGGGTCAGGGACCGGGAACGGATCGACGCGTACCTGCGCTCCATCGTGATGAATCTCGCCCGCTCGCGCATGCGGCGGCGGCAGGTGGCGAAGAGGCATCGGCCCGCACCGCTGCCCGACGAGCCCGGTGCCGACGAGACGGCGTCCCTCAACGAGGGTCAGCAGGAGGTCATCGACGCGTTGAGGACGCTGTCGGACCGTCAACGCGACTGCCTGGTCCTTCGCTACTACGAGCACCTCGATGAGGCGGAGATCGCCGAGACGCTCGGGATCTCCCGCGGATCGGTGAAGACGCACACGAGTCGCGGCATGACCGCGCTCACGAAGATCCTGGAGGCCTCCTCATGA
- a CDS encoding glutamate decarboxylase yields the protein MAGTADDPYAPLHRKEFFGRTIDVDVFPDNGMPADAAYELLHTGLMLDGRETLNVASFVTTWMEPQAEKLIHETLRTNHIDHEEYPAAQLIEEMCVRWLGDLFHAPEVDNTVGVGTIGSSEAIMLGLLAHKWSWKKRQEDAGRPTDRPNIVFGAETHIVWDKFARYFDVELRKIPMRADRFVMSVDDVEERIDENTIAVGAVLGTTFIGESSPIREVNDLLVSVKKDTGWDIPMHVDGASGGFIAPFARPDEEWDFRLEQVASINVSGHKYGLVYPGVGWLVFRDRSKLPEDLIFSVNYLGGAQPTYTFNFSRGTAMIQAQAYNFVRLGRKGYAELVENMLGNAQYLNEQLEAMGRFVIMNPGLAEPVVTFRLKDDANFDVYHLSEMLRQKGWIVPAYSLPPDADDIDLLRVVVRVEMSRQLLEILVLDIDNACKELDKIDPSRPGRKKGDLWTSAHLAADTAKQRFEKD from the coding sequence ATGGCCGGAACTGCCGACGATCCCTACGCCCCGCTCCACCGGAAGGAGTTCTTCGGCAGGACGATCGACGTCGACGTCTTTCCCGACAACGGCATGCCCGCCGACGCCGCCTACGAGCTCCTCCACACGGGGCTCATGCTGGACGGCCGAGAGACGCTGAACGTCGCGTCGTTCGTCACGACGTGGATGGAGCCCCAGGCCGAGAAGCTCATCCACGAGACGCTGCGCACGAACCACATCGACCACGAGGAGTACCCGGCGGCACAACTCATCGAGGAGATGTGCGTCCGGTGGCTCGGCGATCTCTTCCACGCCCCGGAGGTCGACAACACGGTGGGTGTGGGGACCATCGGGTCCTCCGAGGCGATCATGCTCGGGCTCCTCGCCCACAAGTGGTCGTGGAAGAAGCGCCAGGAGGACGCAGGGAGGCCAACCGACAGGCCCAACATCGTCTTCGGCGCCGAGACCCACATCGTGTGGGACAAGTTCGCCCGCTACTTCGACGTGGAGCTGCGCAAGATCCCGATGCGCGCGGACCGTTTCGTGATGTCGGTCGACGACGTGGAGGAGCGGATCGACGAGAACACGATCGCCGTCGGCGCCGTGCTGGGAACGACGTTCATCGGTGAGTCGAGCCCGATCCGCGAGGTCAACGACCTCCTCGTGTCCGTGAAGAAGGACACGGGCTGGGACATCCCGATGCACGTCGACGGTGCGAGCGGCGGCTTCATCGCCCCCTTCGCGCGCCCCGACGAGGAGTGGGACTTCCGCCTCGAACAGGTGGCCTCCATCAACGTGTCGGGGCACAAGTACGGGCTCGTCTACCCAGGTGTCGGCTGGCTGGTGTTCCGCGACCGCTCCAAGCTGCCCGAAGACCTGATCTTCAGCGTGAACTACCTGGGCGGCGCGCAGCCGACCTACACCTTTAACTTCTCGCGCGGCACGGCGATGATCCAGGCGCAGGCCTACAACTTCGTACGCCTCGGACGGAAGGGATACGCAGAGCTCGTCGAGAACATGCTCGGCAACGCGCAGTACCTGAACGAGCAGCTCGAGGCCATGGGCCGGTTCGTGATCATGAATCCCGGCCTCGCCGAGCCTGTGGTCACGTTCCGGTTGAAGGACGACGCCAACTTCGACGTGTACCACCTGTCGGAGATGCTGCGACAGAAGGGTTGGATCGTCCCGGCCTACTCCCTTCCCCCCGACGCCGACGACATCGATCTCCTGCGCGTCGTCGTGCGCGTCGAGATGAGCCGCCAACTCCTCGAGATCCTCGTTCTCGACATCGACAACGCCTGCAAGGAGCTCGACAAGATCGATCCGAGTCGGCCGGGCAGGAAGAAGGGCGACCTCTGGACCTCAGCGCATCTGGCCGCCGACACCGCCAAGCAGCGCTTCGAGAAGGACTGA
- a CDS encoding SHOCT domain-containing protein, with protein MPGLLRGVARTAVIAGTASAVNGRVQRRQAERFADRDAAIYAERQQAYAQQQPVAQAAPPPPAAPSESDTIQQLKELGELKSQGILTDDEFNAQKAKILGS; from the coding sequence ATGCCGGGACTACTCAGAGGAGTCGCACGCACGGCCGTCATCGCAGGAACCGCCTCGGCTGTCAACGGTCGGGTGCAGCGTCGCCAGGCCGAGCGCTTCGCCGACCGTGACGCGGCGATCTACGCCGAGCGCCAGCAGGCCTACGCCCAGCAGCAGCCCGTTGCGCAAGCGGCACCCCCACCGCCCGCTGCTCCCAGCGAGTCCGACACGATCCAGCAGCTCAAGGAGCTCGGGGAGCTGAAGTCACAGGGGATCCTCACCGACGACGAGTTCAACGCCCAGAAGGCGAAGATCCTCGGGAGCTGA
- a CDS encoding DUF6325 family protein has product MADEFPGPVDFVLIEFPDDTSTDATGRALSDLIDGGIVRLYDIALISKKSDGAVDRLDVADSTTGAASGFSAFAGAQSGLCSSDDIADAGDAIDAGTTAVMLAYENAWASPFVTSAHGAGGQMIASERIPAQALVDALEAAEAAD; this is encoded by the coding sequence ATGGCTGACGAGTTCCCGGGACCCGTCGATTTCGTCCTGATCGAGTTCCCTGACGACACATCGACCGACGCGACGGGCCGTGCGCTTTCCGATCTGATCGACGGCGGCATCGTGCGGCTGTACGACATCGCCCTGATCTCCAAGAAGTCCGACGGTGCCGTCGACCGCCTCGACGTCGCCGACTCCACGACCGGAGCCGCGTCGGGTTTCTCGGCCTTCGCCGGCGCGCAGTCGGGTCTCTGCTCGAGCGACGACATCGCCGACGCGGGCGACGCCATCGACGCGGGCACGACGGCCGTGATGCTGGCCTACGAGAACGCCTGGGCCTCGCCGTTCGTGACCTCCGCGCACGGTGCCGGCGGCCAGATGATCGCGAGCGAACGGATCCCCGCCCAGGCTCTCGTCGACGCCCTCGAAGCCGCCGAAGCGGCCGACTGA
- a CDS encoding cytochrome P450 produces the protein MTATNLPNPLDPEFWVRPSEPIEDDLALLRAQKSPTFHPEPEVESLIDLPVGAGRGAWAVTRWEQIHEVSKNPGIYSSAQGIVVVDTPPEYNEFFSSMIAMDDPRHTRLRRLVSAGFTPKMTESLMGSVHEQADLIIDAVCERGECDFVVDVAARLPLRIVCDLMGIPEEYHGDIFDNTNTILGITDPEYRPEGVDIVTGALVAGQSLADIMDEVASSKTGSDGDDLTSILVNAELDGERLTHAEIASFFILLAVAGNETTRNAISWGLHLLTENPDQRRIWTDDFDGVARNAVEEIVRVASPVTYMRRTTTRPTELGGQEIDEGDKVLMFYLAANRDEDVFDNPYSFDVRRDPNRHVGFGGPGPHFCLGAHLARREITEMFRVLFTRLPDIHAAGEPDCLASSFIHGIKHLPAEFTPVAPR, from the coding sequence GTGACAGCGACCAACCTGCCCAACCCCCTCGACCCCGAGTTCTGGGTGCGTCCCTCGGAGCCGATCGAGGACGACCTGGCGCTGCTGCGGGCGCAGAAGTCCCCGACCTTCCATCCCGAGCCCGAGGTGGAGTCGCTCATCGACCTCCCGGTGGGCGCCGGACGTGGCGCGTGGGCCGTCACGCGCTGGGAGCAGATCCACGAGGTGTCGAAGAACCCCGGGATCTACTCGTCGGCCCAGGGGATCGTCGTCGTCGACACACCACCCGAGTACAACGAGTTCTTCAGCTCCATGATCGCCATGGACGATCCGCGCCACACGAGGCTGCGCCGCCTCGTCTCGGCCGGCTTCACGCCGAAGATGACCGAGTCGCTCATGGGGAGCGTCCACGAGCAGGCCGACCTCATCATCGACGCCGTGTGCGAACGAGGGGAGTGCGACTTCGTCGTCGACGTCGCCGCCCGCCTTCCGCTGCGCATCGTGTGCGACCTCATGGGGATCCCCGAGGAGTACCACGGCGACATCTTCGACAACACCAACACCATTCTCGGGATCACCGATCCCGAGTACCGCCCGGAAGGGGTCGACATCGTCACGGGCGCACTCGTGGCGGGCCAGAGCCTCGCCGACATCATGGACGAGGTCGCGAGCTCCAAGACGGGTTCTGACGGCGACGACCTCACGTCGATCCTCGTCAACGCCGAGCTCGACGGCGAGCGTCTGACCCACGCCGAGATCGCCAGCTTCTTCATCCTCCTGGCGGTGGCCGGCAACGAGACGACACGCAACGCCATCAGCTGGGGGCTCCACCTGCTCACCGAGAACCCCGACCAGCGCAGGATCTGGACGGACGACTTCGACGGAGTGGCACGCAACGCCGTGGAGGAGATCGTGCGGGTCGCGAGCCCCGTCACCTACATGCGCCGCACCACGACCAGACCCACCGAGCTCGGTGGTCAGGAGATCGACGAGGGTGACAAGGTCCTGATGTTCTACCTGGCGGCCAACCGCGACGAGGACGTCTTCGACAACCCCTACTCCTTCGACGTGCGCCGCGACCCGAACCGCCACGTCGGCTTCGGAGGACCCGGTCCGCACTTCTGCCTGGGGGCGCACCTGGCGCGGCGCGAGATCACCGAGATGTTCCGCGTGCTGTTCACCCGCCTCCCCGACATCCACGCCGCCGGCGAGCCCGACTGCCTGGCGTCGTCGTTCATCCACGGCATCAAGCACCTCCCCGCCGAGTTCACCCCGGTGGCGCCGCGCTGA